A single genomic interval of Cyprinus carpio isolate SPL01 chromosome B24, ASM1834038v1, whole genome shotgun sequence harbors:
- the c8g gene encoding complement component C8 gamma chain, with product MIRFWLRLFFVLAWLGFWEPAEARRARFKPTPPKPKKSEAEQAIEKLAPGQNINIDQMSGKWYLLTVASRCKNLLESGFKLESTTATWTVTGDKVSVSTVRKLNFECWEIKQNYMRTKTPGQLFLKGKRPAENVDIMVLETDYSSYAMVVFKKAGKITMKLYGRSGEVPDNIVDKFEDRAKTFKLGLDVIFQYPDYGFCESTEKVLDLS from the exons ATGATTCGCTTCTGGCTGCGGTTGTTCTTTGTGCTCGCGTGGCTCGGTTTCTGGGAGCCTGCCGAGGCACGAAGAGCACGCTTTAAACCAACACCACCGAAGCCAAAGAAATCCGAGGCAGAACAGGCTATTGAAAAACTAGCTCCAGGTCAGAACATCAACATTGATCAG ATGAGTGGGAAGTGGTACCTTCTTACTGTGGCATCACGGTGTAAGAATCTTCTGGAGAGCGGCTTTAAGCTGGAGAGCACGACTGCCACTTGGACTGTCACTGGTGACAAGGTGTCAGTGAGCACTGTGAGGAAACT CAATTTTGAATGCTGGGAAATCAAGCAGAACTACATGAGAACAAAGACCCCTGGCCAACTGTTTCTCAAAG GTAAGAGACCTGCTGAGAATGTGGACATAATGGTGCTTGAGACAGACTACAGCTCTTATGCTATGgtggtttttaaaaaagcaggGAAAATTACCATGAAACTGTATG GACGTTCCGGTGAAGTGCCTGATAATATAGTGGATAAATTTGAGGATCGTGCAAAGACATTCAAATTGGGATTGGACGTCATTTTCCAGTATCCTGACTATG GGTTCTGCGAGTCCACAGAAAAGGTCCTGG
- the msrb2 gene encoding methionine-R-sulfoxide reductase B2, mitochondrial: protein MSRKMSRFLIRFSSIVSNGATVKSILPQKRIFVGIRLVSTSTGLQSLTRYDQSTDWQRKLTPEQYVVTREKGTEVPFSVIYLNHNEVGMYHCVCCDSPLFSSEAKYDSGTGWPSFFEAHGTWEKDESHANIVRRPDNSLGSTGTEVICKHCDAHLGHVFDDGPDPTGQRFCINSVALNFKPREK from the exons ATGTCGAGAAAAATGTCGCGTTTTCTAATTCGCTTCTCCTCTATCGTCTCCAACGGAGCGACTGTCAAATCAATTTTACCTCAGAAGAGAATATTTGTAGGGATTCGGCTGGTGTCTACATCAACGG GTTTGCAGTCACTGACACGTTATGACCAGTCCACAGATTGGCAGAGGAAGCTGACTCCAGAACAGTATGTTGTTACAAGAGAAAAAGGCACAGAGGTG ccatTCAGTGTCATCTACTTGAATCACAATGAGGTGGGCATGTACCACTGTGTTTGCTGTGACTCCCCTCTTTTTAG CTCAGAAGCGAAATATGATTCAGGAACTGGTTGGCCGTCCTTCTTTGAGGCTCACGGGACATGGGAAAAAGACGAGAGTCACGCCAACATTGTCCGTCGCCCTGACAACTCGCTTGGTAGCACAGGAACAGAGGTTATCTGCAAACAT tgtgaTGCCCATCTTGGACACGTCTTTGATGATGGTCCAGATCCGACTGGCCAGCGATTCTGCATCAACAGCGTTGCTCTAAACTTTAAGCCCAGAGAGAAATAA
- the armc3 gene encoding armadillo repeat-containing protein 3, protein MGKKVKKEAEPFSKDVFDPLPIESKTAATAVLMLSSPEEEVLAKACEAIHKFAEKGDENKTSLMCLGAVEPLSRLISHEDKTVRRNAVMALGVMASNNEVKKCLKKLDVIPAVISKLSPEENVVVHEFATLCLTSLSADFCYKVQIFEHKGLEPLIQLLSSPDPDVKKNSVECIFNLVQDFQNRAAVQQLNGLPPLLELLRSEFPVIQQLALRTIENITTDSETRVAFRNVQGFDRILEILGTKEFSDLHEGALRVISNCLEDSESMQLIQTMGGLEQLLQFVGTSTLPEAQANAVKAVARMAQSGENRKILHERNVEKTLTDLLMQENESVRTAACQAVATVSKNLSSRDTFRSLDAIKPIVQLLNSEGSELRMAAAEALSSLTNDNYLNAYAIHEAEGDKLLVRQMRDSCMGAAVYAASVLTNMASQEELRRSILAHEAMPALVALLHCTDNNILISATQAVASLACDAEARMELRNVGGLSPLVQLLKSINAEIRRNASWAISVCANDEITALELCNAGALEILQEINLSPNRNNKFSELALQKLLDSNLSLKYSLTGHLSASNITTDGFYDPGQIRMGHQVPTLEEISKQVVNNHRATVAVNGKPLDQFIAKEPDDCKQDSPTETTASSVLSSKRSSKTPSKMKGKGNKEDEKRKDEDEYKPQPEIVVDEAWSLPYDAAFHNLVKEAVESISPLQDVVKMYTALAMLVCDAMGGQVEAEKLHDFLWELHISELKFEACSNIVLIGKIKKGTYFHRALLYKVLADRIGLSCSLIRGEYNRAWNEIFITSPKKTYGYSQPECYIIDLMHQPGNLMKSNSPAALAYQTI, encoded by the exons ATggggaaaaaagtcaaaaaagagGCAGAGCCATTCTCGAAAGATGTG TTTGACCCTTTGCCTATCGAGAGCAAAACAGCGGCGACAGCGGTCCTTATGCTCAGCTCTCCTGAAGAAGAGGTGCTGGCAAAAGCTTGTGAGGCCATCCACAAATTCGCAGAAAAAG GTGATGAGAATAAGACTTCTTTGATGTGCCTGGGAGCGGTTGAACCTCTTTCTCGTCTCATATCTCACGAGGACAAGACTGTGCGCAGGAATGCTGTCATGGCTCTGGGCGTCATGGCTTCTAACA ATGAAGTTAAAAAGTGTTTGAAGAAGCTGGATGTAATACCTGCAGTCATCAGCAAACTATCACCTGAGG AGAATGTTGTGGTCCACGAGTTTGCCACTTTGTGTTTGACATCATTGTCAGCGGACTTTTGCTACAAGGTCCAGATTTTTGAGCACAAAGGGCTTGAACCTCTTATTCAGCTCTTGTCCAGCCCGGATCCTGATGTGAAGAAAAATTCAGTGGAGTGCATCTTTAACCTTGTACAA GATTTTCAGAATCGAGCGGCCGTGCAGCAGCTAAATGGACTGCCCCCGCTTCTGGAACTGCTACGCTCAGAGTTCCCAGTTATTCAGCAACTTGCACTGCGCACCATAGAGAACATCACCACTGACAGTGAAACCCGCGTGGCCTTTAGGAATGTACAGGGCTTTGACAGAATCCTGGAGATCCTCGGGACCAAA GAGTTTAGTGACCTGCACGAGGGGGCTCTCAGGGTTATCTCGAACTGTCTGGAAGACAGCGAGTCCATGCAGCTGATTCAGACAATGGGCGGTCTGGAACAGCTACTGCAGTTTGTTGGCACATCCACACTGCCTGAAGCACAGGCTAATGCAGTTAAAGCCGTAGCCAGGATGGCACAGAGCG GTGAGAACAGAAAAATTCTTCATGAACGGAATGTAGAAAAGACCCTCACTGACCTTCTCATGCAGGAGAATGAGAGTGTACGCACTGCTGCATGCCAGGCTGTGGCAACAGTGAGCAAAAACCTTTCCAGCAGAGATACGTTTAGAAGTCTGG ATGCGATTAAGCCCATCGTGCAGCTGCTGAACAGTGAAGGAAGTGAGTTGAGAATGGCTGCAGCAGAGGCCCTGTCCAGCTTGACCAACGACAACTACCTCAATGCTTA TGCTATACATGAGGCAGAGGGTGACAAGCTCTTGGTGCGACAGATGCGAGACAGCTGCATGGGAGCAGCTGTGTATGCGGCATCAGTCTTGACAAACATGGCATCGCAGGAGGAGCTGCGCAGAAGCATTCTGGCCCATGAAGCTATGCCAGCACTGGTGGCGCTGCTACACTGCACTGACAATAACATTCTCATCAGTGCAACGCAGGCTGTGGCTTCACTGGCCTGTGATGCAGAGGCAAGGATGGAG CTGAGAAATGTTGGCGGCCTGTCACCTTTAGTTCAACTGCTCAAGTCTATCAATGCTGAAATTCGGAGAAATGCTTCCTGGGCAATTAGTGTGTGTGCAAACGATGAAATAACAGCCCTAGAATTGTGTAATGCCGG AGCTCTGGAGATACTCCAGGAAATCAACCTGTCACCAAACCGTAACAACAAATTTAGTGAGCTGGCACTACAGAAGCTTCTGGACAGTAATCTATCACTGAAGTATAGTCTGACAGGACACCTGTCAGCCAGCAATATAACTACAGATGGCTTCTACGACCCTGGACAG ATAAGAATGGGTCATCAGGTTCCTACCTTGGAGGAAATATCAAAACAAGTTGTCAACAACCATCGAGCAACTGTAGCAGTGAATGGGAAACCTCTGGATCA atttattgCCAAGGAACCAGATGATTGTAAGCAAGATAGTCCAACAGAAACTACTGCATCATCTGTTTTGAGCAGCAAAAGGAGCAGCAAAACACCgag TAAAATGAAGGGAAAGGGTAACAAAGAGGATGAGAAAAGGAAGGATGAGGATGAGTATAAGCCACAGCCAGAGATAGTGGTGGATGAAGCATGGAGCTTGCCGTATGATGCTGCATTTCATAATCTAGTCAAAGAAGCAGTCGAATCCATCTCGCCACTTCAGGATGTGGTCAAAATGTATACGGCTTTGGCCAT GTTAGTGTGTGATGCAATGGGCGGCCAGGTTGAGGCAGAGAAGCTACATGACTTTCTGTGGGAACTTCATATAAGCGAGCTGAAATTTGAAGCCTGTTCCAACATAGTTCtcattggaaaaataaaaaaaggcaccTACTTTCATAGAGCATTGCTTTACAAG GTTCTTGCAGACCGAATTGGGCTGAGCTGCAGTCTCATAAGAGGAGAATACAACCGAGCCTGGAACGAAATCTTCATTACCAGTCCAAAGAAAACGTATGGTTACTCTCAGCCTGAATGTTATATCATAGATCTCATGCATCAACCTGGAAACCTCATGAAAAGCAACTCACCAGCAGCTCTAGCATATCAAACCATTTAA